Proteins encoded in a region of the Mycolicibacterium neoaurum genome:
- a CDS encoding DNA-directed RNA polymerase subunit beta → MEGCILAVSSQSKSDSTNSSVPGAPNRISFAKLREPLEVPGLLDVQTDSFEWLVGSDKWRTKAVDRGDVNPVGGLEEVLAELSPIEDFSGSMSLSFSDPRFDEVKAPVDECKDKDMTYAAPLFVTAEFINNNTGEIKSQTVFMGDFPMMTEKGTFIINGTERVVVSQLVRSPGVYFDSSIDKATEKDLHSVKVIPGRGAWLEFDVDKRDTVGVRIDRKRRQPVTVLLKALGWTNEQITERFGFSEIMMSTLEKDNTAGTDEALLDIYRKLRPGEPPTKESAQTLLENLFFKDKRYDLARVGRYKVNKKLGLNAGQPITNSTLTEEDVVATIEYLVRLHQGDKVMTAPGGVEVPVEVDDIDHFGNRRLRTVGELIQNQIRVGLSRMERVVRERMTTQDVEAITPQTLINIRPVVAAIKEFFGTSQLSQFMDQNNPLSGLTHKRRLSALGPGGLSRERAGLEVRDVHSSHYGRMCPIETPEGPNIGLIGSLSVYARVNPFGFIETPYRKVTDGVVTDQIDYLTADEEDRHIVAQANSPLDANGRFEEDRILVRRKGGEVEFVSADDVDYMDVSPRQMVSVATAMIPFLEHDDANRALMGANMQRQAVPLVRSEAPLVGTGMELRAAIDAGDVVVADKTGVIEEVSADYITVMADDGSRQTYRMRKFARSNHGTCANQRPIVDTGQRVEAGQVLADGPCTENGEMALGKNLLVAVMPWEGHNYEDAIILSNRLVEEDVLTSIHIEEHEIDARDTKLGAEEITRDIPNVSDEVLADLDERGIIRIGAEVRDGDILVGKVTPKGETELTPEERLLRAIFGEKAREVRDTSLKVPHGESGKVIGIRVFSREDDDELPAGVNELVRVYVAQKRKISDGDKLAGRHGNKGVIGKILPVEDMPFMPDGTPVDIILNTHGVPRRMNIGQILETHLGWVAKAGWNIEGSPEWAAKLPEGMQSAPADSIVATPVFDGAQEKELEGLLGSTLPNRDGDVMVNAQGKAELFDGRSGEPFPYPVTVGYMYILKLHHLVDDKIHARSTGPYSMITQQPLGGKAQFGGQRFGEMECWAMQAYGAAYTLQELLTIKSDDTVGRVKVYEAIVKGENIPEPGIPESFKVLLKELQSLCLNVEVLSSDGAAIEMRDGDDEDLERAAANLGINLSRNESASVEDLA, encoded by the coding sequence CTGGAAGGGTGCATCTTGGCAGTCTCGAGCCAGAGCAAGTCAGATTCCACTAATAGCTCCGTTCCGGGAGCGCCCAATCGTATTTCCTTCGCCAAGCTCCGCGAGCCTCTCGAGGTTCCGGGGCTGCTCGACGTTCAGACCGACTCGTTCGAGTGGCTGGTCGGTTCGGACAAGTGGCGCACCAAGGCAGTCGACCGCGGCGATGTGAACCCCGTCGGCGGTCTGGAAGAGGTCCTTGCCGAACTCTCCCCGATCGAGGACTTCTCCGGCTCCATGTCGCTGAGCTTCTCGGATCCGCGCTTCGACGAGGTCAAGGCGCCGGTCGACGAGTGCAAAGACAAGGACATGACGTACGCGGCCCCGCTGTTCGTCACGGCCGAGTTCATCAACAACAACACCGGTGAGATCAAGAGCCAGACGGTCTTCATGGGTGACTTCCCGATGATGACCGAGAAGGGCACCTTCATCATCAACGGCACCGAGCGTGTCGTGGTGAGCCAGCTGGTCCGTTCGCCGGGCGTGTACTTCGACTCCTCGATCGACAAGGCGACCGAGAAGGACCTGCACAGCGTCAAGGTCATCCCGGGCCGCGGCGCCTGGCTGGAATTCGACGTCGACAAGCGCGACACCGTCGGTGTCCGCATCGACCGCAAGCGCCGTCAGCCCGTCACCGTGTTGCTGAAGGCGCTCGGCTGGACCAACGAGCAGATCACCGAGCGCTTCGGCTTCTCCGAGATCATGATGAGCACGCTGGAGAAGGACAACACCGCCGGTACCGACGAGGCGCTGCTGGACATCTACCGCAAGCTGCGCCCGGGCGAGCCCCCGACCAAGGAGTCGGCGCAGACCCTGCTGGAGAACCTGTTCTTCAAGGACAAGCGCTACGACCTGGCCCGCGTCGGCCGGTACAAGGTGAACAAGAAGCTCGGCCTGAACGCGGGCCAGCCGATCACCAACTCCACGCTGACCGAAGAGGACGTCGTCGCCACCATCGAGTACCTGGTGCGTCTGCACCAGGGCGACAAGGTGATGACCGCACCCGGTGGTGTCGAGGTGCCCGTCGAGGTCGACGACATCGACCACTTCGGTAACCGTCGTCTGCGCACCGTGGGCGAGCTGATCCAGAACCAGATCCGGGTCGGCCTGTCGCGTATGGAACGTGTCGTGCGTGAGCGCATGACCACCCAGGACGTCGAGGCGATCACCCCGCAGACCCTGATCAACATCCGCCCCGTCGTGGCGGCGATCAAGGAGTTCTTCGGGACCAGCCAGCTGTCGCAGTTCATGGACCAGAACAACCCGCTGTCGGGTCTGACCCACAAGCGTCGTCTGTCGGCGCTGGGCCCCGGCGGTCTGTCCCGTGAGCGTGCCGGCCTTGAGGTTCGCGACGTGCACTCCAGCCACTACGGCCGCATGTGCCCGATCGAGACCCCTGAGGGCCCGAACATCGGCCTGATCGGGTCGCTGTCGGTGTACGCCCGGGTCAACCCGTTCGGCTTCATCGAGACCCCGTACCGCAAGGTCACCGACGGTGTGGTCACCGACCAGATCGACTACCTGACCGCCGACGAGGAGGACCGCCACATCGTGGCGCAGGCCAACTCGCCGCTGGACGCCAACGGCCGCTTCGAGGAGGACCGCATCCTGGTCCGCCGTAAGGGCGGCGAGGTCGAGTTCGTCTCGGCCGACGACGTGGACTACATGGACGTCTCGCCGCGCCAGATGGTGTCGGTCGCGACCGCGATGATCCCGTTCCTCGAGCACGATGACGCCAACCGTGCCCTGATGGGTGCCAACATGCAGCGCCAGGCCGTTCCGCTGGTCCGCAGCGAGGCCCCGCTTGTCGGCACCGGTATGGAGCTGCGCGCCGCGATCGACGCCGGTGACGTGGTCGTCGCCGACAAGACCGGTGTCATCGAAGAGGTGTCGGCGGACTACATCACCGTGATGGCCGATGACGGCAGCCGCCAGACCTACCGGATGCGCAAGTTCGCCCGGTCCAACCACGGCACGTGCGCCAACCAGCGCCCGATCGTGGACACCGGGCAGCGGGTGGAGGCCGGACAGGTCCTCGCCGACGGCCCCTGCACCGAGAACGGTGAGATGGCCCTGGGCAAGAACCTGCTCGTGGCCGTCATGCCGTGGGAGGGTCACAACTACGAGGACGCGATCATCCTTTCCAACCGTCTGGTGGAAGAGGACGTGCTCACCTCGATTCACATCGAAGAGCACGAGATCGATGCCCGCGACACCAAGCTGGGCGCCGAGGAGATCACCCGGGACATCCCGAACGTCTCCGACGAGGTGCTGGCCGATCTCGACGAGCGCGGCATCATCCGCATCGGCGCCGAGGTCCGCGACGGCGACATCCTGGTCGGCAAGGTCACCCCGAAGGGTGAGACCGAGCTGACCCCCGAAGAGCGCCTGCTGCGCGCCATCTTCGGTGAGAAGGCCCGCGAGGTCCGCGATACGTCGCTCAAGGTGCCCCACGGTGAGTCCGGCAAGGTCATCGGCATCCGCGTGTTCAGCCGCGAGGATGACGACGAGCTGCCCGCCGGTGTCAACGAGCTGGTCCGCGTCTACGTGGCCCAGAAGCGCAAGATCTCCGACGGCGACAAGCTCGCCGGACGCCACGGCAACAAGGGCGTCATCGGCAAGATCCTGCCGGTCGAGGACATGCCGTTCATGCCCGATGGCACCCCCGTGGACATCATCCTGAACACCCACGGTGTGCCGCGTCGTATGAACATCGGCCAGATCCTGGAAACCCACCTCGGGTGGGTCGCCAAGGCCGGCTGGAACATCGAGGGCTCACCCGAGTGGGCGGCGAAGCTGCCCGAGGGCATGCAGTCGGCCCCGGCCGACTCCATCGTGGCCACCCCGGTGTTCGACGGCGCGCAGGAGAAGGAACTCGAAGGCCTGCTCGGCTCGACCCTTCCCAACCGTGACGGCGATGTCATGGTCAACGCGCAGGGTAAGGCCGAACTGTTCGACGGCCGCAGTGGCGAACCGTTCCCGTACCCGGTGACGGTCGGCTACATGTACATCCTGAAGCTGCACCACCTGGTCGACGACAAGATCCACGCCCGTTCGACCGGTCCGTACTCGATGATCACCCAGCAGCCGCTCGGTGGTAAGGCGCAGTTCGGTGGTCAGCGATTCGGTGAGATGGAGTGCTGGGCCATGCAGGCCTACGGCGCGGCGTACACGCTGCAGGAGCTGCTCACCATCAAGTCCGATGACACGGTGGGCCGCGTGAAGGTGTACGAGGCAATCGTCAAGGGCGAGAACATCCCTGAGCCGGGCATCCCGGAGTCGTTCAAGGTGCTTCTCAAGGAGCTGCAGTCGCTCTGCCTGAACGTTGAGGTGCTGTCTTCGGACGGCGCGGCGATCGAGATGCGGGACGGAGACGACGAGGACCTGGAGCGCGCCGCTGCCAACCTCGGAATCAACCTGTCGCGCAACGAATCCGCCTCTGTCGAAGATCTGGCCTAA
- a CDS encoding DNA-directed RNA polymerase subunit beta' → MLDVNFFDELRIGLATADDIRNWSYGEVKKPETINYRTLKPEKDGLFCEKIFGPTRDWECYCGKYKRVRFKGIICERCGVEVTRAKVRRERMGHIELAAPVTHIWYFKGVPSRLGYLLDLAPKDLEKIIYFAAYVIVAVDTEMRHNELSTLEAEMVVEKKAVEDQRDADLEARAQKLEADLAELEKEGAKSDVRRKVRDGGEREMRQLRDRAQRELDRLDEIWTTFTKLAVKQLIVDEVLYRELVDRYGEYFTGAMGAESIKKLIETFDIDAEAESLRDTIKNGKGQKKLRALKRLKVVAAFQQSGNSPMGMVLDAVPVIPPELRPMVQLDGGRFATSDLNDLYRRVINRNNRLKRLIDLGAPEIIVNNEKRMLQESVDALFDNGRRGRPVTGPGNRPLKSLSDLLKGKQGRFRQNLLGKRVDYSGRSVIVVGPQLKLHQCGLPKLMALELFKPFVMKRLVDLNHAQNIKSAKRMVERQRPQVWDVLEEVIAEHPVLLNRAPTLHRLGIQAFEPQLVEGKAIQLHPLVCEAFNADFDGDQMAVHLPLSAEAQAEARILMLSSNNILSPASGRPLAMPRLDMVTGLFFLTTEIDGDKGEYTPAAKDTPETGVYSSPAEAIMAMDRGALSVRAKIKVRLTTLRPPADIEAQLFPEGWKHGDAWTASTTLGRVLFNELLPKGYPFVNAQMFKKAQASIINDLAERYPMIVVAQTVDKLKDAGFYWATRSGVTVSMADVLVPPQKQEILERYEGEADAIEKQYQRGKLNHDERNGELVKIWQQATEEVGKALEEYYPSDNPIITIVKSGATGNITQTRTLAGMKGLVTNPKGEYIPRPIKSSFREGLTVLEYFINTHGARKGLADTALRTADSGYLTRRLVDVSQDVIVRETDCQTERGINVTLAEKAEDGTLVRDQHIETSAYARTLATDAVDANGNVVIERGHDLGDPAIDALLAAGITEVKVRSVLTCTTGTGVCAMCYGRSMATGKLVDIGEAVGIVAAQSIGEPGTQLTMRTFHQGGVTGGADIVGGLPRVQELFEARVPRNKAPIADVTGRVQLEETDKFYKITIVPDDGGEEVVYDKLTRRQRLKVFKHDDGSERLLSDGDHVEVGQQLMEGAADPHEVLRVQGPREVQIHLVREVQEVYRAQGVSIHDKHIEVIVRQMLRRVTIIDSGATEFLPGSLTERSEFESENRRVVAEGNEPAAGRPVLMGITKASLATDSWLSAASFQETTRVLTDAAINCRSDKLMGLKENVIIGKLIPAGTGIARYRDIQVNPTEEARAAAYTIPSYEDQYYSPDFGQSTGAAVPLDDYGYSDYR, encoded by the coding sequence GTGCTAGACGTCAACTTCTTCGATGAACTCCGCATCGGTCTGGCGACCGCGGACGACATCCGCAACTGGTCCTACGGCGAGGTCAAGAAGCCGGAGACCATCAACTACCGCACGCTCAAGCCGGAAAAGGACGGCCTGTTCTGCGAGAAGATCTTCGGACCTACTCGCGACTGGGAGTGCTACTGCGGCAAGTACAAGCGCGTGCGCTTCAAGGGCATCATCTGTGAGCGCTGCGGCGTCGAAGTGACCCGCGCCAAGGTGCGCCGTGAGCGGATGGGCCATATCGAGCTGGCCGCACCCGTGACGCACATCTGGTACTTCAAGGGCGTGCCGTCGCGCTTGGGCTACCTGCTGGACCTGGCCCCGAAGGATCTGGAAAAGATCATCTACTTCGCGGCCTACGTCATCGTCGCCGTCGACACCGAGATGCGGCACAACGAGCTGTCCACGCTCGAAGCCGAGATGGTCGTCGAGAAGAAGGCCGTCGAGGATCAGCGCGACGCCGACCTGGAAGCCCGGGCCCAGAAGCTCGAAGCCGACCTGGCCGAGCTGGAGAAGGAAGGCGCCAAGTCCGACGTGCGCCGCAAGGTGCGCGACGGTGGCGAGCGCGAGATGCGTCAGCTGCGCGACCGGGCCCAGCGTGAGCTGGACCGGCTCGACGAGATCTGGACCACCTTCACCAAGCTGGCCGTCAAGCAGCTCATCGTCGACGAGGTGCTCTACCGCGAGCTCGTCGACCGCTACGGCGAGTACTTCACCGGTGCCATGGGTGCCGAGTCGATCAAGAAGCTCATCGAGACCTTCGACATCGACGCCGAGGCGGAGTCGCTGCGCGACACCATCAAGAACGGCAAGGGCCAGAAGAAGCTGCGTGCGCTCAAGCGACTGAAGGTCGTCGCCGCGTTCCAGCAGTCCGGCAACTCGCCGATGGGCATGGTGCTCGACGCCGTTCCGGTGATCCCGCCGGAGCTGCGCCCGATGGTTCAGCTCGACGGTGGCCGCTTCGCGACCTCCGACCTGAACGACCTGTACCGCCGCGTGATCAACCGCAACAACCGGCTCAAGCGACTGATCGATCTCGGTGCTCCCGAGATCATCGTCAACAACGAGAAGCGCATGCTTCAGGAGTCGGTGGACGCGCTGTTCGACAACGGCCGCCGCGGCCGTCCGGTCACCGGACCGGGCAACCGTCCGCTGAAGTCGCTGTCCGATCTGCTCAAGGGCAAGCAGGGCCGCTTCCGTCAGAACCTGCTCGGTAAGCGCGTCGACTACTCCGGCCGTTCGGTCATCGTGGTCGGTCCGCAGCTCAAGCTGCACCAGTGCGGTCTGCCCAAGCTGATGGCGCTCGAGCTGTTCAAGCCGTTCGTGATGAAGCGTCTGGTCGACCTGAACCACGCCCAGAACATCAAGAGCGCCAAGCGCATGGTGGAACGTCAGCGTCCCCAGGTGTGGGATGTCCTCGAAGAGGTCATCGCCGAGCACCCGGTGCTGCTGAACCGTGCACCCACGCTGCACCGCCTGGGTATCCAGGCCTTCGAGCCGCAGCTGGTCGAGGGCAAGGCCATCCAGCTGCACCCGCTGGTGTGTGAGGCGTTCAACGCCGACTTCGACGGTGACCAGATGGCCGTGCACCTTCCGCTGTCGGCGGAGGCGCAGGCCGAGGCACGCATCCTGATGCTGTCCTCGAACAACATCCTGTCGCCCGCGTCGGGTCGTCCGCTGGCCATGCCGCGTCTGGACATGGTGACCGGTCTGTTCTTCCTGACCACCGAGATCGACGGTGACAAGGGCGAATACACCCCGGCCGCCAAGGACACCCCGGAGACCGGCGTCTACAGCAGCCCGGCCGAGGCCATCATGGCCATGGACCGCGGTGCGCTGAGCGTGCGCGCCAAGATCAAGGTGCGGCTGACGACCCTGCGTCCGCCGGCCGACATCGAGGCACAGCTGTTCCCCGAGGGCTGGAAGCACGGGGATGCCTGGACCGCGTCGACCACGCTGGGCCGGGTGCTGTTCAACGAGCTGCTGCCCAAGGGCTACCCGTTCGTCAACGCGCAGATGTTCAAGAAGGCGCAGGCGTCGATCATCAACGATCTCGCCGAGCGCTACCCGATGATCGTCGTCGCGCAGACCGTCGACAAGCTCAAGGACGCCGGCTTCTACTGGGCCACCCGCTCGGGTGTCACCGTGTCGATGGCCGACGTGCTGGTTCCCCCGCAGAAGCAGGAGATCCTGGAGCGCTACGAGGGTGAAGCCGACGCGATCGAGAAGCAGTACCAGCGCGGCAAGCTCAACCATGACGAGCGCAACGGCGAGCTGGTGAAGATCTGGCAGCAGGCCACCGAAGAGGTCGGTAAGGCGCTGGAGGAGTACTACCCCTCGGACAACCCGATCATCACGATCGTGAAGTCCGGCGCCACGGGCAACATCACCCAGACCCGCACGCTCGCGGGCATGAAGGGTCTGGTGACCAACCCGAAGGGTGAGTACATCCCGCGTCCGATCAAGTCCTCCTTCCGCGAGGGCCTGACCGTGCTGGAGTACTTCATCAACACCCACGGTGCCCGTAAGGGTCTGGCCGACACCGCGCTGCGTACCGCCGACTCGGGTTACCTGACCCGTCGTCTGGTGGACGTGTCGCAGGACGTCATCGTGCGCGAAACCGATTGCCAGACCGAGCGCGGCATCAACGTCACGCTGGCCGAGAAGGCAGAGGACGGCACGCTGGTCCGCGATCAGCACATCGAGACGTCGGCGTACGCCCGCACGCTGGCCACCGACGCGGTGGACGCCAACGGCAACGTCGTCATCGAGCGTGGACATGACCTGGGCGACCCGGCCATCGACGCGCTGCTGGCCGCCGGTATCACCGAGGTCAAGGTTCGCTCCGTGCTGACCTGCACCACGGGCACCGGCGTCTGCGCCATGTGCTACGGCCGTTCGATGGCCACCGGCAAGCTCGTCGACATCGGCGAGGCCGTCGGTATCGTCGCCGCGCAGTCGATCGGTGAGCCCGGCACGCAGCTGACCATGCGTACCTTCCACCAGGGTGGTGTCACCGGTGGCGCCGACATCGTCGGTGGTCTGCCGCGTGTGCAGGAGCTGTTCGAGGCCCGCGTTCCGCGAAACAAGGCCCCGATCGCCGATGTCACCGGCCGGGTGCAGCTTGAGGAGACCGACAAGTTCTACAAGATCACCATCGTTCCCGACGATGGTGGCGAGGAAGTCGTCTACGACAAGCTGACCCGTCGCCAGCGCCTGAAGGTGTTCAAGCACGACGACGGTTCCGAGCGCCTGCTCTCCGACGGTGACCATGTCGAGGTCGGCCAGCAGCTCATGGAAGGTGCTGCCGATCCGCACGAGGTGCTGCGTGTGCAGGGCCCGCGCGAGGTGCAGATCCACCTGGTCCGCGAGGTCCAGGAGGTCTACCGCGCCCAGGGTGTGTCGATCCACGACAAGCACATCGAGGTCATCGTGCGGCAGATGCTCCGCCGCGTGACGATCATCGATTCCGGTGCCACGGAGTTCCTGCCCGGATCGCTGACCGAGCGCAGCGAGTTCGAGTCGGAGAACCGTCGCGTCGTCGCCGAGGGCAACGAGCCCGCGGCGGGACGTCCGGTGCTGATGGGTATCACGAAGGCATCGCTGGCCACCGATTCGTGGCTGTCGGCGGCGTCGTTCCAGGAGACCACTCGCGTGCTGACCGATGCGGCGATCAACTGCCGCAGCGACAAGCTGATGGGTCTGAAGGAGAACGTGATCATCGGTAAGTTGATCCCGGCCGGTACCGGCATCGCCCGTTACCGCGACATCCAGGTCAACCCGACCGAAGAGGCCCGCGCTGCGGCGTACACGATCCCGTCCTACGAGGATCAGTACTACAGCCCGGACTTCGGCCAGAGCACCGGCGCTGCCGTGCCGCTGGACGATTACGGTTACTCGGACTACCGGTAG
- a CDS encoding deoxyribonuclease IV, whose protein sequence is MLIGSHVNPDDPLAAAAAENADVVQFFLGNPQSWKKPKPREDAETLKAAAVPLYVHAPYLINVASANNRVRIPSRKILQDTCDAAAEINATAVIVHGGHADDNDMEAGFERWAKALDYLETDVPVYLENTAGGDHAMARHFDTIGRLWERIGDKGIGFCLDTCHAWAAGEALIDAVDRIKAITGRIDLVHCNDSRDAAGSGADRHANFGTGQIDPDLLVAVVKAADAPVICETSEDGRKDDIAFLRDNI, encoded by the coding sequence GTGCTCATCGGATCGCATGTGAACCCCGACGACCCGCTGGCCGCGGCCGCCGCCGAGAACGCCGACGTGGTGCAGTTTTTCCTCGGCAACCCGCAGAGCTGGAAGAAACCCAAGCCCCGCGAGGATGCCGAAACCCTCAAGGCCGCGGCCGTCCCGCTCTACGTGCACGCGCCGTATCTGATCAACGTGGCATCGGCGAACAACCGGGTGCGCATCCCGTCGCGCAAGATCCTGCAGGACACCTGCGATGCCGCCGCCGAGATCAACGCGACCGCGGTGATCGTGCACGGTGGCCACGCCGACGACAACGATATGGAGGCCGGGTTCGAGCGCTGGGCCAAGGCGCTGGATTACCTGGAGACCGACGTGCCGGTCTACCTGGAAAATACCGCGGGCGGCGACCACGCGATGGCGCGGCATTTCGACACCATCGGCCGGTTGTGGGAACGCATCGGCGACAAGGGGATCGGGTTCTGCCTGGACACCTGTCACGCATGGGCGGCCGGCGAGGCACTCATCGACGCGGTCGACCGGATCAAGGCCATCACCGGCCGCATCGATCTGGTGCACTGCAACGACTCCCGCGACGCGGCCGGCTCCGGTGCCGACCGGCACGCCAACTTCGGTACCGGACAGATCGATCCCGACCTGCTGGTGGCCGTGGTGAAGGCCGCCGATGCCCCGGTCATCTGCGAGACGTCCGAGGACGGCCGCAAGGATGACATCGCGTTTCTGCGCGACAACATCTGA
- a CDS encoding phosphatase PAP2 family protein — protein sequence MATIDEEQSIVSLPEGPDRRAQRLRYLRYAAIAVWAGVVIYRTVTDGFAFNRELLLVYIGTGLMAASIGQGRAVLYVIRDWLPFALLLIAYDLSRGAADLVGRPTMWHWQADADRWMFFGNMPTVWLQERLKLPEPPLWEVLMSSVYMSFFILPYVIAGVLWLRNRDEWKSFVKLFVGLNFAGLLIYALVPAAPPWAAARCTAADVAGGPSGPQCMFGSARGVPDGGVLGAMSTSMDGANEWIERIVARGWRALDLHTATALLDQGQASVNLVAAIPSLHAGMSAALAAFLWTRLSRRWRPVLIAYPLVMAFTLVYTAEHYVIDVLLGWGLAAVVFYCLRVHETRRAASIAVG from the coding sequence GTGGCCACGATTGACGAGGAACAGTCGATCGTTTCGCTACCCGAAGGTCCCGACCGCCGAGCCCAGCGCCTGCGTTACCTGCGCTACGCCGCGATCGCGGTCTGGGCGGGTGTCGTCATCTACCGCACGGTGACCGACGGCTTCGCGTTCAACCGCGAGCTCCTGCTGGTCTATATCGGCACCGGTCTGATGGCGGCCAGCATCGGTCAGGGCCGCGCGGTGCTCTACGTCATCCGCGACTGGTTGCCGTTTGCGTTGCTGCTGATCGCCTACGACCTGAGCCGCGGCGCGGCAGATCTCGTCGGCAGGCCGACGATGTGGCACTGGCAAGCCGACGCCGATCGATGGATGTTCTTCGGGAACATGCCGACGGTGTGGCTGCAGGAGCGGCTCAAACTGCCTGAGCCGCCGCTGTGGGAAGTGCTCATGAGCTCGGTGTACATGTCCTTCTTCATCCTCCCGTATGTCATCGCCGGTGTGCTCTGGCTGCGCAACCGTGACGAGTGGAAGAGCTTCGTCAAACTGTTCGTGGGGCTGAACTTCGCCGGTCTGCTCATCTACGCGCTGGTGCCCGCCGCGCCGCCGTGGGCCGCCGCACGGTGCACCGCGGCCGATGTGGCCGGGGGACCGTCGGGACCGCAGTGCATGTTCGGTTCCGCGCGTGGTGTGCCCGACGGCGGGGTGTTGGGCGCGATGAGCACCAGCATGGACGGTGCCAACGAGTGGATCGAGCGCATCGTCGCGCGGGGCTGGCGGGCGCTGGATCTGCACACCGCCACGGCTCTGCTCGACCAGGGCCAGGCGAGCGTGAATCTGGTCGCGGCCATCCCCTCGTTGCACGCCGGCATGTCCGCCGCGCTGGCCGCCTTCCTGTGGACCCGGCTGAGCCGGCGCTGGCGCCCGGTGCTGATCGCCTACCCGCTGGTGATGGCTTTCACGTTGGTCTACACCGCCGAGCACTATGTCATCGACGTCCTGCTCGGCTGGGGACTGGCCGCGGTGGTGTTCTACTGCCTGCGGGTGCACGAAACGCGCCGCGCCGCGTCCATCGCGGTGGGCTGA
- a CDS encoding TetR/AcrR family transcriptional regulator: MPYVEASIRSKQFVAAARSVMSRQGVAATALRAVAAEAEVPLGTLQYVFPSKELLLRAVIEDVIEQISTVLTASVDVDRGLAHAVRQGLTVFWSELVIGQVDSQLMQFELVNYALRQPGLEHLAQWEYQRYAEAIAQWCQSAATNAGEDSAVGYDQLARLILAGVDGLTMQYACDPDDERAQADLAVLADMVIAAAGV; this comes from the coding sequence ATGCCCTACGTCGAGGCGTCCATACGCAGCAAGCAATTCGTGGCAGCAGCACGCTCGGTCATGTCACGTCAGGGTGTCGCGGCCACCGCGCTGCGCGCCGTAGCCGCCGAAGCCGAGGTGCCGCTCGGCACATTGCAGTACGTGTTCCCCAGCAAGGAACTGCTGCTGCGGGCCGTCATCGAGGACGTCATCGAGCAGATCTCGACCGTCCTCACCGCCAGCGTCGACGTCGACCGGGGGCTGGCACATGCCGTCCGGCAAGGGCTGACGGTCTTCTGGTCCGAGTTGGTCATCGGACAGGTCGACTCCCAGCTGATGCAATTCGAACTGGTCAACTACGCACTGCGGCAGCCGGGTCTGGAGCACCTGGCGCAGTGGGAGTACCAGCGCTACGCCGAGGCCATCGCGCAGTGGTGCCAGAGCGCGGCCACCAACGCAGGTGAGGACAGCGCGGTCGGTTACGACCAGCTGGCACGCCTCATCCTGGCCGGCGTCGACGGGCTGACGATGCAGTACGCCTGCGACCCCGACGACGAGCGCGCGCAGGCCGACCTGGCCGTGCTGGCCGATATGGTCATCGCCGCGGCCGGTGTCTGA
- a CDS encoding cupin domain-containing protein, which translates to MHPNTVVHAVDLPLDHEPVPAGQSVAGDPSTAASALTRFGGLEVGVWEMSVGTMTDIEADEIFVVLGGAATVVFADGSPTLELRAGDVGRLAAGARTTWTVTETLRKIYLT; encoded by the coding sequence GTGCACCCCAACACCGTCGTCCACGCCGTTGACCTCCCGCTCGACCATGAGCCGGTGCCCGCCGGGCAATCGGTCGCGGGTGATCCGAGCACCGCGGCGTCCGCACTCACCCGGTTCGGCGGCCTGGAGGTCGGCGTCTGGGAGATGTCCGTCGGCACCATGACCGATATCGAGGCCGATGAGATCTTCGTGGTACTCGGCGGTGCGGCCACCGTCGTTTTCGCCGACGGCTCCCCCACCCTGGAGCTCCGGGCCGGCGACGTGGGGCGGCTCGCGGCCGGCGCGCGGACCACCTGGACGGTCACCGAGACCCTGCGCAAGATCTACCTCACCTAG